A window from Amblyomma americanum isolate KBUSLIRL-KWMA chromosome 7, ASM5285725v1, whole genome shotgun sequence encodes these proteins:
- the LOC144098010 gene encoding zinc finger MYM-type protein 1-like, whose amino-acid sequence MPLPRKMPGSQKKIDNFFVPAQKRLCLGIEGSQAGNDSHESQPADRAIGATSINENPAEVVLDGEPSFTTDLDRTTSNSGACAPVETARRDDSPQDVPSLPPKGYKFPSNQTGRSCKYAWFQNFTWLSYDYERDVVFCTVCLMAFKERGGNVAGVEPCFIRAGFNNWKKAIEKFQCHEKSQFHCVSASRQLSREKGMHVVQLLSQHSSRQQEEARQALRAIVSSVRYLCRTGQALQGQTKDDGNLLDLLDERSQDVPALKRWMEQRDRWLSSDIQNELIEIMAHSVQRGIIRDVRCIPFYGIIADGTTDVTGNEKFTFCAPPQAGLHPVKSASRS is encoded by the exons ATGCCGTTGCCTCGGAAGATGCCGGGGTCTCAAAAGAAGATCGACAACTTCTTCGTGCCGGCACAGAAGCGTTTATGCCTTGGAATTGAGGGTTCACAAG CGGGAAACGATTCTCACGAAAGTCAGCCAGCTGACCGTGCGATAGGAGCAACAAGTATTAACG AGAACCCAGCAGAGGTTGTACTAGATGGAGAGCCCTCCTTCACAACAGACTTGGACCGGACTACATCGAATTCCGGCGCCTGCGCTCCGGTGGAAACCGCAAGACGCGACGACTCGCCCCAGGATGTCCCATCACTGCCTCCCAAGGGCTACAAATTTCCAAGCAACCAAACCGGAAGGTCCTGTAAATATGCATGGTTCCAGAATTTCACATGGTTGTCGTACGACTATGAGCGCGACGTCGTCTTTTGCACTGTGTGCCTCATGGCCTTCAAAGAAAGAGGAGGAAACGTTGCAGGAGTGGAACCATGTTTTATTCGCGCTGGTttcaataactggaaaaaggctatCGAAAAGTTTCAGTGCCACGAGAAGAGCCAATTTCACTGCGTCTCCGCAAGTCGCCAACTGTCGAGAGAAAAAGGAATGCACGTAGTGCAGCTATTATCTcaacacagcagcagacagcaagagGAAGCCAGGCAGGCACTGCGCGCTATAGTAAGCTCAGTCCGCTACTTATGCCGCACAGGCCAAGCTTTGCAAGGGCAAACAAAGGATGACGGAAACCTTCTTGATCTGCTAGATGAACGATCACAAGACGTGCCTGCTTTGAAGAGATGGATGGAGCAGCGAGATAGATGGCTGAGCAGCGACATACAGAACGAGCTCATAGAAATTATGGCTCACAGCGTTCAGCGGGGCATCATAAGAGACGTCAGATGTATTCCCTTCTATGGGATAATCGCTGACGGCACTACCGATGTAACAGGGAATGAGAAATTCACATTTT GCGCGCCCCCTCAGGCCGGGCTGCACCCCGTGAAGTCCGCAtcccgctcttga